The genomic DNA TTCTCTGgaatttttttaacctttcttGAAAGATTTGTACTACTAgtccaaacaaaaaaagaaaataatacacATGTTTTAGTATTCCAGTAATGAGCTTCAGACTAATATGAGACACATACATGCTTGGCCATGCCAAAGTCTGCCAACTTGATTTCACCATGAGGATCTACTAAGATGTTTGCCCCTTTAATGTCCCTGCCATGCAACAAGACAATTTTataagaagaagaggaggataTACAAAGCAAACCATTCAAAGACATTACTTAGATCAAATCCAACATACCTGTGCACTGTATTTCTTGCATGTAAGTAGGCAAGCCCAGAAAGAATCTGCCGGGTATAAGTTTGAATAACAGGTTCCTTAAAGGGACCATATTCTTGAAGCAATTTGTAGATTGAGCCACCAGAGACATATTCCAGATAAACCGAAAGTGTTTCTTCAGCCTGAAAACATGACCATCCACATTCACTATAAAGCATGGTCCAACATTCCCAATAGTACTGAAATAGTAGAAATTTTGAGCAgctaattttcaataatcataCTCCTTCACCCATCTTTTTGCTATGAATGTGTGTGCATCTGTGTTTGTGAGATCAAGCACGCAGGCAAACTTTTGGCATTTAAAGCATTAAACTAATGCATACCAATTCACTTCCATAATATCGGACTATGTTGGGATGTGAAAGCTGACTGAGCAAGTTTATCTCCTGTTAACAAGAGAAAGTTGAGTCATAAATCCATTAACCACCAAAAGAACaaactttcaattttaaatGATCTCTAAGTCTACTTCTCAATGACAATATTGAATAATGAATAGAAATCAAAGCATCAGGCACATTATATGcaacaaaaattagatttaaaaaatcacCTGGTTTAATTGCTTAAGAGATTCTTTCGATGACTGATCATCAGAAACAACCCGGACTTCTTTAATTGCACACATCTGCCCACTTTCACTGTTAAAGTAGTAAATACAACAATTAGAAGAATACAATATAAAACTTACAAATCAGCAGATAAACTGTCTTCTGTTATTCCTTTAAATTCCTAGATCTTCCAAACACTTGTCCAGCTACCTTATACCATAAGCTAGCAATtcttgtaatataatatataacctGAAACTAATCCATAAAATGTCCCATCATTACCTATTAAATCCAAGAAAAACATGGCCAAAAGTCCCTCTCCCTAAAAGCTTTCCTTTCTTCCATTTAGACAGGGTATTTTCAACCGCTCCACTAGCTCTTGAGCTAGGTAAAGTAGATGGGCTAGTAGGAGAACCTGGGGGAAGAGGTAGCCGATGACATTGAGACTTCCCATCTGTAGGAGACTCAATACTCACACCTGACAACCGAGCGTGGAGAGGTGAAGTGGGACTTGTAGGCCCTCTTGACCCAGGACCTGGACTTCTTGGCATCAAGTTGAACTTACCATCACCATGAACCCTCGGTTCACCACACAACCTGTACCACAATCAAGCAACAGTACCACTTTACAATCAATCTGATCTAAACCTCTCTTGCTTCACCAACAAAAAACTCAAACAACTCTCCAAATGCTTAAATTACCCTAATTACATTGAATTACAACGTTATTTACAGACAGAAATATCCAATTGTTAGCCATTCATTCCCTTTTGAAACCATTCCAGTATGTTTGAAAACAGCATAATATCTTATTAGCATAAAACCAAGTGAATCTGAACAAACAGCAAAAGATTAAAAACCCCATTTCTTGTATATGATtggaaagagaaagaaaaaagaagaaccCACTTCCCCAAAACAACCAGTTCGGACAAAAACCATTTCAGAGAATAAAAGTTGAgtgaaaagtaacaatttttttggtaCAAAAGGCTTGGAGAAACAGAACCGACAACAAATTTTGTTTGGCTTAAATATTGGAAAATATCCTTAGGCAAGGCAACCCGTTTCTGACACCACAGAATTCTTAAAAAGGgagaaatttattgataaataaataaaaatttgtccaAATTTACAACAAACTACTGTAAAATCCCCATCAATTCATGATTTTTGTCCTCTTGAATATATGAGCTGGATTCTATCTCGAGACCTCCTTCAaattaatcatgaaaaaaattataatattttgatttttatcagCTTGATTAACTTTGTACGCTCAAAATCCATCAAACTAAACAACAATTCCAGAATTAACCATCTAATTACGACTAATGATTAAAGGAAAAACCAACCTATAACCACCAACAAATTGACCCTGATCACTTCCAATAACATGATGGTCTTCAGAAGACCCCGATGAACTGACACTCGAGACTGAACCCGACCCGGAAGCCAACCCGGCTCCGTGATCACTCAGGATGGAAGAAACCGACGGTGTCGGCAAAGGGTGCCCTTTCAACCCGGATGAATCCGAATCAAAACCCAAGAACCCGGAAGAACCGGCTCCATTTACTATCAAATCTCTGCTCTCACGCGGTGAATTCCGCCCTACATACACTTCATCAAAGCTCCTGGGCCGGTTGGGCTCGGTCTTCTTGCTTTTACTATCGCTCTTCTCTCTGCTCGATGCCTTATACAAGCCGTGAATAGCTGCTGTTGCAGTCCGGTTCCGGGTCGGACTCGGGCTCTGTtctttattatgattatttttgctTGACCTTCTGCTCCACCAAGCAGGCATGTTTGAAAACTAGAAGAAGGAGAGGAGGAAAAGTAAGGAACCTTTGAGGCGGTTTGAAGAAGGAAGTTATATATGAAAAGGAAGGAAGGAGGGAGGAAAGGGCAGACCGGGGGGAAGTGAAAGAAATGAGAAGTTGAAAGACTTTTCGAGATATAGAGAAAGTGAGTGGGGAccagatttttttaataatacaaactttttttttttagttctgcttagagagagaaagtgagtGGGGGCCAATACTTTAAAGCATTTGTGACATATTCACTAAGGCCCGAAAATTTACTGAATTTAAAAAGGACATAAGCTTCTCAAAGATCAATAAAAACACTTAAGCATATTTAACAATTATGATTAAttgcataaacaaaatcacattaATAgtcctaaaaattaaaaaaataatttcaatttcattaattttttggtttgtatatttaaatttgaagatCATTTATGTTAGTTTGTAATTAcacatttaattataaaaaaaaaaaaacagtgaaaGAAAGTTAAGTgttatcatattaatataactattaggtttacaaaattataaataataaaattacataaatatccctaaaatttaaaaataaaattaatgaacaaaatatttgaatacCTTTTAagtatcatatttaaatttattttatccaaataatttgtatttaaattttaagcttatttattgaattatcgattggttaaaatttaataaatattaattgaaagatatttaacaacattttaataaaaaaatcacaacaatttttgaattgaataaaatgattatCATTTAAATGAAACTTATGAATTTTAGAATCATCTATATTGTTTCGTGATTGTAGAATTAATGAAACTTATGTACTCTAATGTAAATCATGAAAATTGTGTGTCTCATTGGGATATccgaaaatattttgataaacagTGCGGAACAGCTAAGTGTGGGGGACGGCAAGAGGTGGTTGGATAAGGTTACCTCAATGACGTGGCGGCTTTTATGAGAGAGAAACTGAGGATGAcgtgtcttttttctttttttaatttttaatttctttttcttataattattaattttaatttgtgaaaataGAGTACGTGTTTTCGTTTGCGAGGAGAAGAGAATCCACATGGGTGAATGTGCCTTTTCCATCCtaagtgaaaataaataaaaagttttcaaaaattaccgAATgcgtttttttttattttctgaagtttgagatttttcagattattttttaaaacagaaaataaaaaaataaatatttaatatatcatcaaaaataataaataaatattttttttttttaccatatttgtttaaaaaaaacaaaaaaaagttgaGAGGCCGCGTCGCggaaagagagaagagaagcgTGTAGGGAGGGTCAGTAGTATCATTCTGGGATTTGGATTTGGTATTGcattaaatactttttttttctttttttagctGTAAATAGTCTGGTGTGGTCAAGACCATACGGTTTGTTTACACCTTCAGTGCGTCACTTGCTGCGTCACATGTACCTTTCACCAGCGTCACAAATGCATTTGCAATTTCtcaggaaattaattaattaattagttatttgattttaattattatttttgcctaatattagattaattaaattaataaactgGAAATTAAGGAATAATTAGGTGTTAGGAATATTTAATGAGACAGGCTCAACAAaacttcttgtttttttttcacattttttaataatacatttaaaataatttttacatatatttcatataattaaatttttaatccaaatttaactcattaaaattaaaacccaGCTTCTCTCAGAATTCACGGTTAGGTAGAAGCATGTTCACatgtctaattatataattaaataaataatcccAATATTTAACTTGTACGTGTGCAATTAAGACATAAATACAATAAAGAATTTAAGGAAGCGTGAGAAATATTAATCagtcaattttttaattgtgaGTGAACTGAGTTGAGTTGACGCCGGCGAGTTGGTTAATGGGTTTCGTTTGGCAGCGGGGATAATCTAATTCTGAAAAACATgtgattaatatttaataattaaaagtttttgtcACCATCCTAATTATCTTACACAATTAAAACATTATCCTCTTTATCCAACAAAAGATGGTACCAACCAAAgcctattttaaattttgaaatttttaagcatttttcatattttttacagaatattttttttaaacacttttCACTTTTATACtcttaaaatgatattttttttttcactttcagtCCACTTTTTCTATCaaacctttttcaaattttcaaaaacctttacacttcaaaaattttcaaattgtaaaaatacCCTCAAACATACAATTATACATCATTGACACCTCAGtctaaacttataatattttttacttttaattgaaattaatataaattaagaatataaaaaattatttaataaaattctaaattaatttaacatacagtgggaaatagtcatttgacctatgtataatttaaaaactacgttttatagtttggtttataaaaaacctaaattatAACCTAAACCGtgaacaattttttcaaaatttattgatcCAAACTAAAtcgttttataaattaaattaaaccataatttttaaagcAATTCGATCTAATTTtacagtttaaatttaattatgcaTACTCTTAATTCCTTTTCCACTTCACAAGCCAAGATACTAAGTTCAAACAAGCGAGAACAAACGTTGAGATGAAACAAAACGTTCAAGAGGCTAGATGGTTTTGAGAAAAGTACATAGTGGAGATCAACATACGACACTAACCAAAGAGGATCACATGTCTAGTTGGGAGGACTTTTGACATTGTCATTGAAGTCACTAAAGGGTTTGTGATCCTAATAGAATACGAAGATGGAAGtggaaatgagaaaaacaaaCCTAACAACATGAGATTTTCTCATAGGCTCAAACACGCCACAGAAACCCttatttataagtttgaaaattatattaaaattgataatatccCATATGATATTAGTCTATTAGATAGTTGTCTAGTTGGTATTGATTATATGGATATAAATCCTCTAATATTTTATGCAAATTTGAGTGATTAGAGATAACGTTAATCGATATTAGACAGAGAACAATGTCACGTTATATAGAAATTATTGATGTGAAAGTTTACATTAACAAAAAAGTATATCAAACTTTGTTAGATTTCGATACAAATataagaagaaacaaacaaaagaaagtgaataattaagttttaacgTTGTTTAATTAGAAATACCAAGAACTTATATCTACGgcattattattactatttgggttgacaaaataaaaaataataatacaaaagtaTAATGCTAAAAAGTGTTAAACCTTTAAACATTTTCATCGTTACGAATTTATACTAGTATAAATTAGATTTGGCCTCTTGTTTCCTATTTGTGACTACCAAAAGAGATTGTGTGATGTCCAACGCTTCCTCTTCAAATTGAAAGTAATTGAatgattcatatttatatttttttaaagaaatgtgAAAATCGTGAGACTAATTtcaatttaagataatttaattttttatttctttagttCCTTCGCTTTTACCCTTGAGTCAGGGGAGgctttattagatttttaatttttatgtgaaAGATCAaaccaatatataataatatatacgaGAAATATTAATCACCCATtgcaaattttatattcaattttggaTCGGCTAgtttattatgtaatatataaattagcTCAGATTATACgttacaaaaacaaataatatatatgcataaattttatcaaaattttaaacataatccaatattatatataaacaaaaaaatatttaaaaattgattgaaaataaatttaaaaacaataattttgttatgtaagagaaaataatgtaaatattataaaaataatatgtattgaaaaatattatatttatatattttttaaatatataatttaacatataaaaaatatattatcatataatttatattattttatttttaatttaaaataatttaattatataaaaatattttatatgtgcCAATGATGTACTTCAAAATATTGgcatgtaaatttatttatatgtatatatatatatatatatataaataattggcGGCGTACACAACTGAGAAAAATATCTTTATGGAATCTGAAGCATTTAGATTTGCAACTTGACAAGTTGCGATATCCACGTgtcatttcaataattaattaataaaatatacaccCCTAGCTTCTAGGCCGTACAACAGGAATGCTTATCCATTAGGTCTGAAGATATGGGATagtaataaaaatcattttaaattattaaaataatataagtttttgTCCTTTCCCGGATTATTtccacatttttttatattttatggattaataaatattattaaatcatttttacattgtatttatatttatataatttaaatataaaaatttattagtgcCGACATCTGATGAAAATTCTTTGTTATTATGTGAAATTTCTGGGGATTAATGTCATTCGTGGTAAGGGTAAATTTTCTTCATGAAAATTAAaaggtaattttattaaagattaattgatataaattaggaaaattatattaagcaaaaatatccaattttcctatttttaagcaaaaatgtctaatTCTCAtattcctaaacaaaaatactctaaacttttttttaaaataccaaaattatcctttattatatctatataaactctctcactcactcttattacacatacttctcatatcactcaaacactcacttttactctcatttttactcaatatcaattagtacggGTTTTATTCAGATGGaaaaagttcgtatttctgaattccaataaaaaaaaggctattcatgaaaaaaagatatttatacaaatcttaacctaaaaacttaattttatttattaaatatagtttatatatcaTGTAAAGGGAgtacttgaatattagataataatatatgggttaaatacaatgttagagaaatatataaggtattttgatattatataatatatgttacgaatagatatatattttttgatacaagacaacacacaaaggtgttaaataaagtgttagataattatgaggagtcaaatgaaatgttataaaaatatgaggggcatttgatattaaacattgtaagaacattataaatgaaattttaggaatagatagatatattttgatatgagacaataAATAAGGTGGTAAATGTAATATTAGGTAATTATAGGggataaacttaaatattaaaaaaatataggaggtattttgatattacataatacatgaaggatATAAAGAATagattaagaatagatagatgtttttttatacaagagaacataaaatggtgttaaatgaaatgttagataattataagaggttaaataaaatgttaagaaaaacatgggggtattttgatagttcataatatatgaaggatttaaaaacatgttaagaattaatagatgtattttgataataggaaacatacgggggtattaaatgaataagtatggggggttaaatgaaatgttaaaaaatatgaggggtattttgatattaaatattgtaaaaacattttaaatgaaatgttaagaataaatagatatattttgatgtaAGGTAACATAAAAGGTTGTTAAAAAatggttagataattatagggggttaaaaaaatattaaaaaaatataaggggtattttaatattaaacattgtaagaacgtttttaataaaatattaagaatagatagatatattttgatacaaaatattatacaaggatgttaaataaaatattagataattatagggggttaaaaaaatattaaaaaaatataaagggtattttaatattaaacattgtaaaaacgttttaaatagaatgttaagaatagatatatgcattttgatacaagataacatacgagggtgttacataaattgttaaataattataaggggttgaatgaaatattaaaaaaatatgaggggttttttatatattaataattgtaagactatTTTACAATCTAagttattacaaattttttgttataaatgaataattttttttgaaaacttgtcattacaagattgataattaaaatagatggtTATGTATCGATTCGTTACCAAGGATAATGGATTCAAGATAGCgacaacacaataaaatatgttagaggatccaaacaattgattaaaattcattatggaacaacatttgagggaattattgagcttttgaaggagcCTTGCGGTATTGATCAAATGAAAAACTActttcaactatcaatgaagctcAGAAAAATTAAGCTCGACTGCCCcctacagatccaaaatgatgaagatgtccaaggttttattgatatgttttagTACTTACAtgaatgtattcttgtttttgttgcatgtaccccaattgaaggacaagaggaaaaagatgaagaagaaattagtggggtaaaagaagaatatgatttggaaaacttgattgatttcagtaatgacccattgtacattgcaaactcatgggctcatagaGAGAAAGATAGAGTTCCTAACGGGGGTgactgtaataccctcaggtatgttccaggggtatttatgtcttttgactctatttagagatatttcccattttaagtacatatatttgttttacatgtatgtgtgtttatatatatatatatatatatatatatatatatatatatatatatatatatatatatatatatatataaatagatataaatacccctggagcatacctgagggtattacagtgACTTTGAttgaaatgatatgcccgatatTTCTTCTAAAGAGGTAGAGCCCGAGTGTATGCCACctgttaccgagggtatggatagtttacagtttgaagatcctatttcaagtggtgaaaattattctggaccattttttgacaatatccccactgatccatttaagtggtttcttgattttttttcatagcCATCAACATCATTAGGTGGTACCAGATCGATTCGAGAGGAGAATAGTGtaaagattggtgatattttctataataaagttcaattgaaagatgttgtgaagcaatttgccttactgaaaggatttcaattcatggttAAGAAGTCTGACAAGGCGCGATGGGatattaagtgcaaggctgaaaattgtgaatggtatatacatgcaaacaAGTCCAAAGTAGGTGAAGtatttcaaatcaaccaaatgaatccTACCCATATatgttcaattgatcaaatcatgtcACATCATAAATAAGTTGAGGCTCGAgctttaaatcaattaataaggtcaaagtttgtgttgattgatcaaatttattggcctaaggaaataattgtggacatcgtcgactgatataaaattaaaatttcatattcacaggcttgaCAGGCAAGAAACTAgactttaaattcattgaggggcttACTGAatgaatcatttatgctcttaccagaTTATTACTACAATCTACAGTGTACTAATCTGGGCAccattactgctattgaaacagacgaTGACCATCGattcaagaattttttaatGGTATTAGGATGTTTCGTTCGtgcatttagagaatatctcttacttgttatttgcattgacactgctttccttaaaggtcgatatctaggACATTTATTCATTGTGGTGGCTCTTGATGAcaataaccagatatatcccATTGGTTTCGGCGTCGATAAAAAAGATCACGACATGTGGTTTTGGTTTCTCAGGAAGATTAAAGAATACATTCATGACCTCTCCGAGCTGGCGATAATCTCAtatcgacatcatgttatatacctACAATGgctaaagtctttccagatgtctaCTATGGatattgttgtcatcatcttttgtgTAATATGTGGGCAAactataaacgagactcaaaggtaaagtgtttaaacaagtattaaaattttgaaatgtttatttttttcatacattttgattataaagttttcatatttttaccaCCTTACAGGTTGCGGGTACATATTAGAAAGCCgtaaaatcatatacaaaagCAGAATTTGAGGCGATGATGCAATCTCTTCAATCGATAAACCCTCAAGCTGGGACTTATCTACGTGTGGTTGGATTTAAGTGTTAGAGTAGAACACACTTTTTGGGGTATcaatacaacatcatgacaactaatatCGCAGAGTCATTTAACGCCCTTGTCAGATATACACGAGACTTACCTATCACAATACTCGtcgagtttattcgtggtactaTGCAGTGATAGTTTTACGAGAAGATAAACCATGCAAGTATGTATCCAATCGtacatgataaaaattttttatcatgtacttTTTTCCTTTAGTTTTGGTTATTAACAAacgtgttgttaatattttttcaaattatagatgaATATCCTAACTTTGTCGTCCCTTGGATGAAAGAGAAGATCAGTAGTCGTCTATCAAAGTCTACACACTTGGAGGTTCGAccaattacacctactcggtatcaggttgttggttttggtggatacatAGGTATTGTGGACTTCGGTGAAATGTCTTgtacgtgtagaaagtttcagctttcataTATTTCATGCAAGCATGTTATTGCTATTGCACGACACATGAcgctcacaaatgtcaatgcatgggttcattCATTATTCCACATCGAATTCTACCGTGAAATATATTAGGAACTTGttaatcctcttggaaatcaatcaAAATGGTTACACTCACCAGAAGAAACAGTTATTCTGCCCCtcgtcctcgatagtcgtcaTCCGGATCGCTCTTCCAATAGAAATTGACGTCTTTTgcaaggagaaaatgttacacccaGGATTTGCAGTCATTGCCATGAATCAGGACATgtacgaacccaatgtaaaagctcAACACTTGTCCCAAGCTTCACCCCGCAACGTTCAACCAAAAAAGGTAAAGGGTTGAGATCTTGACAAacttatatttagttttgttagttatatgattcatcattgttgtacttcagtgatatgtaaccgatgtatttttattattgtttcaaatgtgtaattgtatttaCATGTGATGTGATAActttagtgtgaataatttcttcatttcatatttattggaataagttgtttgagtatttctttatttcatctcatgtttgatagtaatatcactcaaatcacatataattatttctgtgacaaaattatttaaaaaatgaaattaaacacatatccaaatataataatagataaaatacaTCGTACACATActcacatacaataaatatatacataagaacatatgaagaacaataaataaacaatgagctaactaaatatacacccGTGATCTActcgatatagtgaaaatacaactgcggtGTTAAACATCGACGCATACAGGTAGACGACTATCGGGAAAAATTGACACTCCGTGACAATgtcaaacactaaaaaaaacgtaacataaacacATCACAATTACCAGAGTCTtcccctgctgagggacatccgtcgctCGATGTAATTGAAATTCAACGAAaatcgatttatcctaaaatgacaaaaataaaaaaaaatggaattgaaattcaaactctataagttgaaatacgttagaatgtcaataattaagaaatcattcgaaaatctgaaaaatataagtcgatatatcataaaacagtaaaattcagaaagatgaaactgaaattcaaaaatacaaatcgatatatcctataaacgaaaaaaccaaaatattgagctgaaattacgtcattatatcgtaaaatgtgtcaaaaagcataaaaattgaaaaaccgaatgtcaaattcaaaaactacatataaaaaaaactctaaaataaaaaaaaaaacgaacataaaattcgaaaactacatatggAGAAACCatagatatgaaaaattttaatttaccccctcaaaaaatttctactacaaacaagtccaatatttatcccttgccccctcaacaattttctaatctcttagcgCCCCTGCagttctaaaaaaataaatttcccTCTAACCCACAAGTTTCACGACATTAGCCCACTGTCTCAaggcaaatttcaaaaacacccatCGTGGACCAAATGCTCTCCCCTAGCTctctaatgttttgaaaacgctACTTCACCCCCTAACTCAAGGTCAATCTCTCCTGACTGTGGGAGAATCCGTCCTGATCGTGGGATCCACAGTTCCCACGATAGAGCGCCAATCTCTTCGAACctattttttggccaaaaaatggTTGTTTCTGcttccaatttcaacacaaatcaaatctacatagactgtaatacaaaacccctcaagaaatttaacgaaaacaaccaagaatcaaaacattttaagtattgttcaaaatcgaaaccctaaagtttcaaacagcaaaatctctctcaaatttcaataatatgaacaataacttgattcaaacaagagtaggAAAAATGTACTCactttcttttccattttcggtCGTTAGAGAACACGAAAATCTCTTCACCCATGGGATGATCGTGGGAACGGAGGaaatctttgaatttgcacagtggaACTGTGGAAAAATACTgtgggaaataagaaaatttttttatttatatatagaggcaatttggttatttcacaaaaatggggcatttttgcttaaacctggttgttttggataatttcgcctaaacccccttaattttggccatttaatataatttccctataaattaatattgatgaCAAGTTAAAGGATTTCTTTAGGGGAAGTGTGGGTTTTGAGAAAAACGAGGTTAAGCTTATTTGAGAGGATATTTGTATCTCTAAAGGAGGATTAAGACTAATGAGATGTAAAGATTAGAACAAGGTGACCACCACTAAGCATGTATGGAATCTTGCACAACCCATGAGTCCATCC from Mangifera indica cultivar Alphonso chromosome 16, CATAS_Mindica_2.1, whole genome shotgun sequence includes the following:
- the LOC123199320 gene encoding mitogen-activated protein kinase kinase kinase 3 isoform X2, translated to MPAWWSRRSSKNNHNKEQSPSPTRNRTATAAIHGLYKASSREKSDSKSKKTEPNRPRSFDEVYVGRNSPRESRDLIVNGAGSSGFLGFDSDSSGLKGHPLPTPSVSSILSDHGAGLASGSGSVSSVSSSGSSEDHHVIGSDQGQFVGGYSESGQMCAIKEVRVVSDDQSSKESLKQLNQEINLLSQLSHPNIVRYYGSELAEETLSVYLEYVSGGSIYKLLQEYGPFKEPVIQTYTRQILSGLAYLHARNTVHRDIKGANILVDPHGEIKLADFGMAKHITACSSMLSFKGSPYWMAPEVVMNTNGYSLTVDIWSLGCTILEMATSKPPWNQYEGVAAIFKIGNSKDIPEIPDHLSSDAKSFIRQCLQRDPSARPTAAQLLDHPFVRDPTSARASNNNLAKDSFPFAFDGSRTPPMLDLHPIPTRKSITLCDADFVLNPLVTTSRAVNNPRENIRMITSLPVSPSSSPLRQHGPAHKSCFLSPPHPTYATAGPSSYSIGDYTGYRVRSNPKYISDPWLESSLLKAQTPGASPRTRPI
- the LOC123199320 gene encoding mitogen-activated protein kinase kinase kinase 3 isoform X1 is translated as MPAWWSRRSSKNNHNKEQSPSPTRNRTATAAIHGLYKASSREKSDSKSKKTEPNRPRSFDEVYVGRNSPRESRDLIVNGAGSSGFLGFDSDSSGLKGHPLPTPSVSSILSDHGAGLASGSGSVSSVSSSGSSEDHHVIGSDQGQFVGGYRLCGEPRVHGDGKFNLMPRSPGPGSRGPTSPTSPLHARLSGVSIESPTDGKSQCHRLPLPPGSPTSPSTLPSSRASGAVENTLSKWKKGKLLGRGTFGHVFLGFNSESGQMCAIKEVRVVSDDQSSKESLKQLNQEINLLSQLSHPNIVRYYGSELAEETLSVYLEYVSGGSIYKLLQEYGPFKEPVIQTYTRQILSGLAYLHARNTVHRDIKGANILVDPHGEIKLADFGMAKHITACSSMLSFKGSPYWMAPEVVMNTNGYSLTVDIWSLGCTILEMATSKPPWNQYEGVAAIFKIGNSKDIPEIPDHLSSDAKSFIRQCLQRDPSARPTAAQLLDHPFVRDPTSARASNNNLAKDSFPFAFDGSRTPPMLDLHPIPTRKSITLCDADFVLNPLVTTSRAVNNPRENIRMITSLPVSPSSSPLRQHGPAHKSCFLSPPHPTYATAGPSSYSIGDYTGYRVRSNPKYISDPWLESSLLKAQTPGASPRTRPI